A genomic segment from Bosea sp. OAE506 encodes:
- a CDS encoding branched-chain amino acid ABC transporter permease → MFAPDIILAAVLNGLMTGSVYALIALGLTLVYGVLHIINFAHGAMLTAAMFAVYVAQTMLGIDPYVALVPITLLFFALGYGVQRFLIGPASHGEDRNILLVTLGLSIVIENAMLSIFRSDTRSIDVPYAFESIDLGFTFLALPRVAAFGVALLVALLLGLLLTATDTGRAIRAVAREKTGAALAGIDVAHIYAVTFGLGAACVAIAACLLMPTFYVTPRAGNAFVLVAFTIVVLGGMGSIPGALLGALFIGVVESLCGLFFGESLGQIGIFLIFILVLLVRPTGLFGARA, encoded by the coding sequence ATGTTCGCACCCGACATCATTCTCGCCGCCGTGCTCAACGGCCTGATGACCGGCTCGGTCTATGCGCTGATCGCGCTCGGGCTGACGCTGGTCTACGGCGTGCTGCACATCATCAACTTCGCCCATGGCGCGATGCTGACCGCGGCGATGTTTGCGGTCTATGTCGCGCAGACCATGCTCGGCATCGACCCATACGTTGCGCTGGTCCCGATCACGCTGCTGTTTTTCGCGCTCGGATACGGGGTGCAGCGCTTCCTGATCGGGCCGGCGAGCCATGGCGAGGACCGCAACATCCTGCTGGTGACGCTCGGCCTCTCGATCGTCATCGAGAACGCGATGCTCTCGATCTTCCGCTCCGACACGCGGTCGATCGACGTGCCCTACGCCTTCGAGTCGATCGATCTCGGCTTCACCTTCCTGGCGCTGCCGCGGGTCGCTGCCTTCGGCGTTGCCCTGCTCGTCGCGCTGCTGCTCGGTCTGCTCCTGACGGCGACCGATACCGGGCGGGCGATCCGCGCCGTCGCCCGCGAGAAGACCGGCGCGGCGCTGGCCGGCATCGATGTCGCGCATATCTATGCGGTCACCTTCGGGCTCGGCGCGGCCTGCGTCGCCATCGCCGCCTGCCTGCTGATGCCGACCTTCTACGTCACCCCGCGCGCGGGCAACGCCTTCGTGCTCGTCGCCTTCACCATCGTCGTTCTGGGCGGGATGGGCTCGATCCCCGGCGCGCTGCTGGGTGCCCTCTTCATCGGTGTGGTCGAGAGCCTGTGCGGCCTGTTCTTCGGCGAGAGCCTCGGCCAGATCGGCATCTTCCTGATCTTCATCCTGGTCCTGCTGGTGCGGCCGACTGGCCTGTTCGGAGCCCGCGCATGA
- a CDS encoding branched-chain amino acid ABC transporter permease, whose protein sequence is MIRAYAPALILIALAALLPVVVSANTVLNFVVFALIIALAAQGWNLLGGLAGQFSFGHAAFFGTGAYAAALLQTRYGVNPWAAFACGIALAGVIGWVIGFLSFRSGLRGSYFALVTLAFAEVMRILANASAFTGGAAGTLVKLDVRPENFQFASRAAFVWIAVALVGFVLLLTIAITRSRFGAWLTAVRENEDAARALGVDTLAVKLKAITLSAAITGAAGALYVQYFLYLDAGIAFGAWISVEALIAPIVGGIGTAFGPILGAVALHILGEVAKLVAGGIPGIDLVLYGLLLVAVIAFAPGGIMGLLRRPRRSGKQEAR, encoded by the coding sequence ATGATCCGCGCCTACGCTCCCGCGCTGATCCTGATCGCGCTCGCCGCACTGTTGCCGGTGGTCGTCTCAGCCAATACGGTGCTGAACTTCGTCGTCTTCGCGCTGATCATCGCGCTCGCGGCCCAGGGCTGGAACCTGCTCGGTGGCCTCGCCGGCCAGTTCTCCTTCGGTCATGCCGCCTTCTTCGGCACCGGCGCCTATGCCGCCGCGCTCCTGCAGACCCGCTACGGCGTGAACCCCTGGGCGGCGTTCGCCTGCGGCATCGCGCTGGCGGGGGTCATCGGCTGGGTGATCGGCTTCCTCAGCTTCCGCTCCGGCCTGCGTGGCTCCTATTTCGCGCTGGTGACGCTGGCCTTCGCCGAGGTCATGCGCATTCTCGCCAACGCCTCCGCTTTCACCGGTGGCGCGGCGGGCACGCTGGTGAAGCTCGATGTCCGGCCGGAGAATTTCCAGTTCGCCAGCCGCGCCGCCTTCGTCTGGATCGCGGTCGCCCTGGTGGGATTCGTGCTGCTGCTGACCATCGCCATCACGCGCTCGCGCTTCGGCGCCTGGCTGACGGCGGTGCGCGAGAACGAGGACGCGGCGCGGGCGCTCGGCGTCGACACGCTGGCGGTCAAACTCAAGGCGATCACGCTCTCGGCCGCGATCACGGGCGCGGCGGGCGCGCTCTATGTGCAGTATTTCCTCTATCTCGACGCCGGCATCGCCTTCGGCGCCTGGATCTCGGTCGAGGCGCTGATCGCGCCGATCGTGGGCGGCATCGGGACGGCCTTCGGGCCCATCCTGGGTGCAGTCGCGCTGCATATCCTTGGCGAGGTCGCCAAGCTCGTGGCCGGCGGCATCCCCGGCATCGACCTCGTGCTTTACGGGCTGCTGCTGGTCGCGGTGATCGCCTTCGCACCGGGTGGCATCATGGGCCTGCTGCGGCGGCCGCGCCGCTCCGGCAAGCAGGAGGCGCGCTGA
- a CDS encoding ABC transporter ATP-binding protein — protein sequence MLSVASVTKRFGGLVAVDGASLEVAPGSITGLIGPNGAGKTTLFTLIAGFEQPSSGTIRFDGTDVTGLAAHKRAERGIARTFQIVQPFAGLSVVENIAVGAHLRHPRCSEAHAKARAVADLLGLSGMLDQPAADLTVAGRKRLELARALATEPRLLLLDEVLAGLNPSEIRDMLPVIRQIRDQGVTILMVEHVMQAVMSLCEHIHVLAQGKMIAQGKPAEIAAHPAVIEAYLGHGAAKRLQGDPDGGPHA from the coding sequence ATGCTCTCCGTTGCCTCCGTCACCAAGCGTTTTGGCGGGCTCGTCGCGGTCGACGGTGCCAGCCTCGAGGTCGCGCCGGGCTCGATCACCGGCCTGATTGGCCCCAACGGCGCCGGCAAGACGACGCTGTTCACGCTGATCGCGGGCTTCGAGCAACCGAGCAGCGGAACGATCCGCTTCGACGGCACGGATGTGACCGGCCTGGCCGCGCACAAGCGGGCCGAGCGCGGCATCGCCCGGACCTTCCAGATCGTCCAGCCCTTCGCCGGCCTCTCGGTGGTCGAGAATATCGCCGTCGGCGCGCATCTGCGCCACCCGCGCTGCAGCGAGGCCCATGCCAAGGCACGCGCGGTTGCCGATCTGCTCGGGCTGAGCGGCATGCTGGATCAGCCGGCCGCCGACCTCACCGTGGCCGGGCGCAAGCGGCTCGAACTCGCGCGTGCCCTGGCGACGGAGCCGCGGCTGCTCCTGCTCGACGAGGTCCTGGCCGGCCTCAACCCCTCCGAGATCCGCGACATGCTGCCGGTGATCCGCCAGATCCGCGACCAGGGCGTCACCATCCTGATGGTCGAGCACGTCATGCAGGCGGTGATGAGCCTGTGCGAGCACATCCACGTGCTGGCCCAGGGCAAGATGATCGCGCAGGGCAAGCCGGCCGAGATCGCCGCCCACCCGGCCGTGATCGAGGCCTATCTCGGCCATGGCGCCGCCAAGCGCCTGCAGGGCGATCCGGATGGAGGCCCCCATGCTTGA
- a CDS encoding ABC transporter ATP-binding protein, giving the protein MLEVRGLVAGYGATEVLRGIDLDVAPGEIVAVLGANGVGKTTLNRALSGLISPRAGSIRFLGEAITGRRPPEIVSAGLIHVPEGRRIFPNMSVRDNLVLGSYRRGKADRPGNLERIFALFPRLRERMSQCAGTLSGGEQQMLAIGRGLMGNPKLIILDEPSLGLSPLLVEEMFGLIARIAAEGLAVMLVEQNVVQSLELASRAYVMENGRIVVAGSAAEIAANPALKHAYLGL; this is encoded by the coding sequence ATGCTTGAGGTGCGCGGGCTCGTCGCCGGCTATGGCGCAACCGAAGTGCTGCGGGGGATCGATCTCGATGTCGCTCCCGGCGAGATCGTCGCGGTGCTCGGCGCCAATGGCGTGGGCAAGACGACGCTGAACCGGGCGCTGTCGGGCCTGATTTCGCCCAGGGCCGGCTCCATCCGCTTCCTCGGCGAGGCGATCACCGGGCGCAGGCCGCCCGAGATCGTCTCCGCCGGGCTGATCCATGTCCCGGAAGGCCGCCGCATCTTCCCGAACATGAGCGTCCGCGACAATCTGGTGCTCGGCAGCTACCGGCGCGGTAAGGCCGACCGGCCCGGCAATCTCGAGCGCATCTTCGCCCTCTTCCCGCGGCTGCGGGAGCGCATGTCCCAATGCGCCGGGACCCTCTCCGGCGGCGAGCAGCAGATGCTGGCCATCGGCCGCGGCCTGATGGGCAACCCCAAGCTGATCATCCTCGACGAGCCCTCGCTCGGCCTCTCGCCTTTACTGGTCGAGGAGATGTTCGGGCTGATCGCCCGCATCGCGGCGGAGGGGCTGGCGGTGATGCTCGTCGAGCAGAACGTCGTGCAGTCGCTCGAACTCGCAAGCCGCGCCTATGTGATGGAAAACGGCCGCATCGTCGTCGCGGGATCGGCCGCCGAGATCGCCGCCAACCCGGCCCTCAAGCACGCCTATCTCGGATTGTGA
- a CDS encoding MmgE/PrpD family protein: MTVHVKAEPVMRRPDTPAWLTGLARFCAGLRFEDLPEPVVARTLQVIGDCIAAIAAGAQEPETIALAERMLGADGDTGAAVMGAGRRGAPPLAAFLNGTAGTMLELDEGNQFCRGHPGIHVVPAVLAAALRSGASGRDVITAVALGYEIGARIGIASKLRVTMHPHGTWGTVGAAVAIAWLARRDAAGMIETINVASSLGLSTSRRTMLEGGTVRNSFAGFSNQIGLMVCDLVAAGFTGEADGLGTVYGSVIADDWRPDEMVAELGGRWEIARNYFKRHACCRYNHGALDALAEIVATEGGRLTPDAIARIDVATYVWAAQLAGQEPHNMLAAKFSLPFSIATTIVHGAATVAAFREPARTDETIRELARRVFVREDAASTAKLPAQRPAKVSVTLKDGRRLEAQALTNRGDTEDPYTPAEVRQKFFDLAVPVWGQSRAEAIIAAVDALPGAADIAALDALLAAAPVTRT; this comes from the coding sequence ATGACCGTACACGTCAAAGCCGAACCGGTGATGCGCCGGCCCGACACGCCGGCCTGGCTGACCGGGCTCGCGCGGTTCTGTGCCGGGCTGCGCTTCGAGGACCTGCCGGAACCCGTCGTCGCCCGCACGCTGCAGGTGATCGGCGACTGCATTGCCGCCATCGCCGCCGGCGCTCAGGAGCCCGAGACGATTGCGCTGGCCGAGCGGATGCTGGGCGCCGACGGTGACACCGGTGCGGCGGTGATGGGCGCAGGGCGGCGCGGCGCGCCTCCCCTCGCCGCTTTCCTGAACGGCACGGCCGGCACGATGCTCGAGCTCGACGAGGGCAACCAGTTCTGCCGCGGCCATCCCGGCATCCATGTCGTGCCCGCCGTGCTCGCGGCGGCGCTGCGAAGCGGCGCGAGCGGGCGCGATGTCATCACGGCCGTTGCACTCGGTTACGAGATCGGCGCGCGCATCGGCATCGCCTCGAAGCTGCGCGTCACCATGCACCCGCACGGTACCTGGGGTACGGTCGGCGCGGCGGTCGCCATCGCCTGGCTCGCACGGCGCGATGCCGCCGGCATGATTGAGACGATCAACGTCGCCTCCTCGCTGGGGCTCTCGACCAGCCGGCGGACGATGCTGGAGGGCGGCACGGTCCGCAACAGCTTCGCCGGCTTCTCCAACCAGATCGGCCTGATGGTGTGCGACCTCGTCGCCGCCGGCTTCACCGGCGAGGCCGACGGGCTTGGCACCGTCTATGGCAGCGTCATCGCCGATGACTGGCGCCCGGACGAGATGGTCGCGGAACTCGGCGGGCGCTGGGAGATCGCGCGCAACTATTTCAAGCGCCATGCCTGCTGCCGCTACAACCACGGCGCGCTCGACGCGCTGGCGGAGATCGTCGCCACGGAAGGCGGGCGGCTGACGCCGGACGCGATCGCGCGCATCGATGTCGCGACTTATGTCTGGGCCGCGCAGCTCGCCGGCCAGGAGCCGCACAACATGCTGGCGGCGAAGTTCTCGCTGCCTTTCTCGATCGCCACCACGATCGTCCATGGCGCAGCGACCGTCGCCGCCTTCCGCGAGCCGGCACGGACCGACGAAACGATCCGCGAGCTGGCCCGGCGCGTCTTCGTCCGCGAGGATGCGGCGTCGACCGCGAAACTGCCGGCGCAGCGCCCGGCCAAGGTGAGCGTGACGCTGAAGGACGGCCGCCGGCTCGAGGCGCAGGCGCTGACCAATCGCGGCGATACGGAAGATCCCTATACGCCGGCCGAAGTCCGCCAGAAATTCTTCGATCTCGCCGTTCCGGTCTGGGGCCAGTCCCGGGCCGAGGCGATCATCGCGGCCGTCGATGCCCTGCCGGGCGCGGCCGATATCGCAGCGCTCGATGCCTTGCTGGCCGCAGCGCCCGTCACCAGGACCTGA
- a CDS encoding isocitrate lyase/PEP mutase family protein, with protein sequence MTLSLKARFRQPQIVLAPGVYDALTASLATDAGFEALYVSGASIAYTRLGGPDIGLVSMAEVAETITMIRDRVATPLIVDADTGYGNALNMQRTMRLFERAGANALQIEDQSFPKRCGHLADKGVIPAAEMVGKIKAATDARASDETLVIARTDAIAVEGFERALERAHLYAAAGADMLFVEAPGSTEELARVVSELKGTLPLMANMVEGGRTPIRSTSALEELGFSLVIFPGGIVRALARAAQDFYASLKANGTTDPFRDRMFDFDQLNAVIGTPAMIAAGKAYEGTL encoded by the coding sequence ATGACCCTCTCCCTCAAGGCTCGCTTCCGCCAGCCGCAGATCGTGCTCGCACCCGGCGTGTACGATGCACTGACCGCCTCGCTCGCCACCGATGCCGGCTTCGAGGCGCTCTACGTCTCCGGCGCCTCGATCGCCTATACCCGCCTCGGCGGGCCCGATATCGGGCTCGTCTCGATGGCCGAGGTCGCCGAGACCATCACGATGATCCGCGACCGCGTCGCGACACCGCTCATCGTCGATGCCGACACCGGCTACGGCAATGCGCTCAACATGCAGCGCACGATGCGCCTGTTCGAGCGGGCGGGCGCCAACGCCCTGCAGATCGAGGACCAGAGCTTCCCCAAGCGCTGTGGCCATCTCGCCGACAAGGGCGTGATCCCGGCCGCCGAAATGGTCGGCAAGATCAAGGCGGCGACGGATGCCCGGGCCTCCGACGAGACGCTGGTGATCGCGCGGACCGACGCCATCGCGGTCGAGGGGTTCGAGCGCGCGCTGGAGCGGGCCCATCTCTACGCGGCGGCCGGCGCCGACATGCTGTTCGTCGAGGCGCCCGGCTCGACCGAGGAACTGGCCCGCGTCGTCAGCGAGCTGAAGGGGACGCTCCCGCTGATGGCCAATATGGTCGAGGGCGGCCGCACGCCGATCCGCTCGACGAGCGCGCTCGAGGAACTCGGCTTCTCGCTGGTGATCTTCCCGGGCGGGATCGTGCGGGCGCTCGCGCGGGCCGCGCAGGATTTCTACGCCAGCCTCAAGGCCAATGGCACGACCGACCCGTTCCGTGACCGGATGTTCGATTTCGACCAGCTCAATGCTGTGATCGGCACGCCCGCGATGATCGCCGCCGGCAAGGCCTATGAGGGCACCCTGTGA
- a CDS encoding hydantoinase B/oxoprolinase family protein produces the protein MTATLDPVTLAVLKGRLEQIANEMDATLYRSAFNPIIAEAHDACHGLYHATTGDTLVQGTSGLPIFVGAMAFAVRAVIARVEAGASNEPGDTWLFNDPYEGGTHLNDMRLVRPIFRDGKLFCWLASVGHWLDVGGNVPGNFNAKATESFQEGFRIPPVKLVRKGEFQGDIVEILSANSRLPQSNWGDLNGQLNALDLGERRLSALLDDYGTPTVEAALDAFSARAEALMRAEIAALPDGRYSFDDFLDNDGISDEPLRIALDLTIAGDAMTLDFSRSAPPCRGPLNIAYSTAVACCYVALKHIFPHVPANAGVLKPITFVIPGTTLLGVSAPKPVGGYTETILRVIDTVFGAFAQMAPERANGSPYATINALSLAGHRDDGSRFVMFSFFGGGLGGNPEGDGLNHGNNPISTATIPPAEILEAAYPVMFTQWALRPDSGGAGRHRGGCGAIYEIEVLAQGGADVFLLGERGKFPPFGVAGGKPAAMNRFVYDTENGPKSPPLVTKIADIHIAKGQRVRLESPGGGGYGDPHKRDREALRRDVANGYVSPGAARDVYGFDSEIG, from the coding sequence GTGACCGCGACGCTCGATCCCGTCACGCTGGCCGTTCTGAAGGGCCGGCTCGAGCAGATCGCCAACGAGATGGACGCGACGCTCTATCGCTCGGCCTTCAACCCGATCATCGCCGAGGCGCATGACGCCTGCCACGGCCTCTACCATGCGACCACCGGCGACACCCTGGTCCAGGGCACGTCGGGCCTGCCGATCTTCGTCGGCGCGATGGCCTTCGCGGTGCGGGCGGTGATCGCGCGCGTCGAGGCCGGTGCGTCGAACGAGCCCGGCGACACCTGGCTGTTCAACGACCCCTATGAGGGCGGCACCCATCTCAACGACATGCGCCTGGTGCGGCCGATCTTCCGGGACGGAAAACTGTTCTGCTGGCTCGCATCGGTCGGTCACTGGCTCGATGTCGGCGGCAACGTCCCGGGCAATTTCAACGCCAAGGCGACCGAGAGCTTCCAGGAGGGCTTCCGCATCCCGCCGGTCAAGCTCGTGCGCAAGGGCGAGTTCCAGGGCGACATCGTCGAGATCCTCAGCGCCAATTCGCGCCTGCCCCAGTCGAACTGGGGCGATCTGAACGGCCAGCTCAACGCGCTCGACCTCGGCGAGCGGCGCCTGTCGGCCCTGCTCGACGATTACGGCACGCCGACGGTCGAGGCCGCGCTCGACGCCTTCAGCGCGCGGGCCGAAGCCCTGATGCGCGCCGAGATCGCCGCCCTGCCGGATGGCCGCTACAGCTTCGACGACTTTCTCGACAATGACGGCATCAGCGACGAGCCGCTGCGCATCGCGCTCGACCTCACCATCGCGGGCGATGCGATGACGCTCGACTTCTCGCGCTCGGCGCCGCCCTGCCGCGGGCCGCTCAACATCGCCTATTCGACCGCGGTCGCCTGCTGCTATGTCGCGCTCAAGCACATCTTCCCGCATGTCCCGGCCAATGCCGGCGTGCTGAAGCCGATCACCTTCGTCATCCCGGGCACCACGCTGCTGGGCGTCTCTGCGCCCAAGCCGGTCGGCGGCTATACCGAGACCATCTTGCGCGTCATCGACACGGTCTTCGGCGCCTTCGCGCAGATGGCGCCGGAGCGGGCGAACGGCTCGCCCTATGCGACGATCAACGCGCTCTCGCTGGCCGGCCATCGCGACGACGGCTCGCGCTTCGTGATGTTCTCCTTCTTCGGCGGCGGGCTCGGCGGCAACCCGGAAGGCGATGGGCTGAACCACGGCAACAACCCGATCTCGACGGCGACGATCCCGCCGGCCGAGATCCTCGAGGCGGCTTACCCCGTGATGTTCACGCAATGGGCGCTGCGGCCGGATTCGGGCGGGGCGGGCCGCCATCGCGGTGGCTGCGGCGCGATCTACGAGATCGAGGTGCTGGCGCAGGGCGGCGCCGACGTCTTCCTGCTCGGCGAGCGCGGCAAGTTCCCGCCCTTCGGCGTCGCCGGCGGCAAGCCCGCCGCCATGAACCGCTTCGTCTACGACACGGAGAACGGGCCGAAATCCCCGCCGCTCGTCACCAAGATCGCCGACATCCACATCGCGAAGGGCCAGCGCGTGCGCCTCGAAAGCCCGGGCGGCGGCGGTTATGGCGACCCGCACAAGCGCGACCGCGAGGCTCTGCGTCGCGACGTGGCCAACGGCTATGTCAGCCCCGGCGCGGCCCGGGATGTCTACGGCTTCGACAGCGAGATCGGCTGA
- a CDS encoding hydantoinase/oxoprolinase family protein, whose protein sequence is MTTSSPRAIVGVDVGGTFTDLFWFDEAAKRFRTAKVPSQRGDEAKGFIAGLTSFGPVSELASIVHGTTVGTNALLERKGAKVGIITTPGFRDALEMRRRDRRQTWGLWGDFVPVAARDCRVEVPERTLADGTIRLAVDREAVREAARALHEKGCEALAIIFINAYANPQNERDALEAARAVWPNENIACSSAILPEIREFERSSTTALNATLQPVVGSYLGRLEDALAADGFTGRFHIVQSNGGVMSTATARRLPVRTALSGPAAGVIAAAVIARAAGHPDIITGDLGGTSFDVSLIAGGQAALAAQTTIDFGMVIRTPMIEITTIGAGGGSIARVDAGGLLEVGPESAGSRPGPVCYGQGNTRPTLTDANLVLGRIDGEKPLGTLQRLDVEAARAAIAREIAEPLGLDVMAAAEAIVKIANARMAGAIRLVSIERGHDPAKFMAMPFGGGGALHAGALIHEVGLKGALVPRFPGVTSALGCVIADIRHDGVQTVNLMLEGLDAAALDARMVEAGREAHRVVAEAGLSVERIDVIYELDMHYLGQTHTVSVPLPVTLGEDGTGITGDLIREAFEAAYGAAFSRLLPGIPLRIVTLRTAAIGRRPAFDLTALAPAAEASLELARRGTRQVYLDGAWRETAIWSRLDLPVSARVEGPAIFEQPDATVLLDPGLTAEVDALGNLVILRS, encoded by the coding sequence ATGACCACCTCTTCCCCCCGGGCCATCGTCGGCGTCGATGTCGGCGGCACGTTCACGGATCTGTTCTGGTTCGACGAGGCAGCCAAGCGCTTCCGCACCGCCAAGGTTCCTTCCCAGCGTGGCGACGAGGCCAAGGGCTTCATTGCTGGCCTGACGAGCTTCGGACCTGTCTCGGAGCTCGCCTCCATCGTGCACGGCACCACAGTCGGCACGAATGCGCTGCTGGAGCGCAAGGGCGCCAAGGTCGGCATCATCACCACGCCGGGCTTCCGCGACGCGCTGGAGATGCGCCGCCGCGACCGCCGACAGACCTGGGGGCTGTGGGGCGATTTCGTCCCTGTCGCGGCGCGTGATTGCCGCGTCGAGGTGCCCGAGCGCACGCTGGCCGACGGCACGATCCGCCTCGCGGTCGATCGCGAGGCGGTGCGCGAGGCCGCCCGTGCCCTGCACGAGAAGGGCTGCGAGGCGCTCGCGATCATCTTCATCAACGCCTACGCCAACCCGCAGAACGAGCGCGACGCGCTGGAGGCCGCCCGCGCCGTCTGGCCGAACGAGAACATCGCCTGCTCCTCGGCGATCCTGCCCGAGATCCGCGAGTTCGAGCGCTCCTCGACGACGGCGCTCAACGCCACGCTCCAGCCCGTCGTTGGCTCCTATCTCGGCCGGCTGGAGGATGCGCTGGCGGCCGACGGCTTCACCGGGCGCTTCCATATCGTGCAGAGCAATGGCGGCGTGATGTCGACCGCCACGGCCCGCCGCCTGCCGGTCCGGACCGCGCTGTCGGGGCCGGCGGCCGGCGTCATCGCCGCCGCGGTGATCGCGCGTGCGGCGGGCCATCCCGACATCATCACGGGCGATCTCGGCGGCACCTCCTTCGACGTCTCGCTGATCGCCGGCGGCCAGGCTGCGCTGGCCGCCCAGACGACCATCGATTTCGGCATGGTCATCCGGACCCCGATGATCGAGATCACCACGATCGGCGCCGGCGGCGGCTCGATCGCCCGCGTCGATGCCGGCGGGCTGCTCGAGGTCGGCCCGGAAAGCGCGGGCTCCCGCCCTGGCCCGGTCTGCTACGGCCAGGGCAACACCCGCCCGACGCTGACAGACGCCAATCTGGTGCTGGGCCGCATCGACGGCGAGAAGCCGCTCGGCACGCTGCAGCGGCTCGATGTCGAGGCCGCCAGAGCGGCGATCGCCAGGGAGATCGCCGAGCCGCTCGGCCTCGACGTGATGGCCGCGGCCGAGGCCATCGTGAAGATCGCAAATGCCCGCATGGCCGGCGCGATCCGGCTCGTCTCGATCGAGCGCGGCCACGACCCGGCGAAGTTCATGGCGATGCCGTTCGGGGGCGGCGGCGCGCTCCATGCGGGTGCCCTGATCCACGAAGTCGGGCTGAAGGGCGCGCTGGTGCCGCGCTTCCCGGGCGTGACCTCGGCGTTGGGCTGCGTCATCGCCGATATCCGCCATGACGGCGTGCAGACGGTGAACCTGATGCTGGAGGGGCTCGACGCCGCGGCCCTCGACGCGCGCATGGTCGAGGCCGGCCGCGAGGCGCACCGCGTCGTTGCCGAAGCCGGCCTGTCGGTCGAGCGGATCGATGTGATCTACGAGCTCGACATGCACTATCTCGGGCAGACGCACACCGTTTCGGTGCCACTCCCGGTCACGCTCGGAGAGGACGGCACCGGCATCACCGGCGATCTCATCCGCGAGGCCTTCGAGGCCGCCTATGGTGCGGCCTTCAGCCGTCTCCTGCCGGGGATTCCGCTGCGCATCGTCACGCTGCGCACAGCCGCCATTGGCCGCCGCCCGGCCTTCGACCTGACCGCGCTCGCTCCCGCAGCCGAGGCCAGCCTGGAACTGGCACGCCGCGGCACGCGGCAGGTCTATCTCGACGGCGCCTGGCGGGAGACCGCGATCTGGTCGCGGCTCGATCTGCCGGTCAGCGCCCGCGTCGAGGGGCCTGCGATCTTCGAGCAGCCCGATGCCACCGTCCTGCTCGACCCCGGCCTCACCGCCGAGGTCGACGCGCTGGGCAACCTCGTCATCCTGAGGAGCTGA
- a CDS encoding cysteine hydrolase, translating into MAGPITDIAATALLIVDLQNDFIHPDGAYAKGGAASPEAQALPGRLLPLVERFRAQGGLVAATQFTLVPGRGGEPLISPHLKQMRPFLKRGDFLPGGWGHRVVDALQPIDVCVEKIAYSAFYQTRLEWVLRKLGIAHLVFAGIVTNGGVASTVRDAHVRDLDVTVLEDGCAAPTPTMHAEAIAALKPVARIATIAGVLAEMAAP; encoded by the coding sequence ATGGCCGGTCCGATCACCGACATCGCCGCGACCGCACTGCTGATCGTCGATCTGCAGAACGACTTCATCCATCCCGACGGCGCCTATGCCAAGGGCGGCGCAGCCTCGCCCGAAGCACAGGCGCTGCCCGGCCGCTTGCTGCCGCTGGTCGAGCGCTTTCGGGCGCAGGGTGGGCTGGTGGCGGCGACGCAGTTCACGCTGGTGCCGGGGCGCGGCGGCGAGCCGCTGATCTCGCCGCATCTCAAGCAGATGCGCCCGTTCCTGAAGCGCGGCGACTTCCTGCCCGGCGGCTGGGGGCACCGCGTCGTCGATGCGCTGCAGCCGATCGACGTCTGCGTCGAGAAGATCGCCTATTCCGCCTTCTACCAGACCCGGCTGGAATGGGTTCTGCGCAAGCTCGGCATCGCGCATCTCGTCTTCGCCGGCATCGTCACCAATGGTGGCGTCGCCTCGACCGTGCGCGACGCCCATGTGCGCGATCTCGATGTCACCGTGCTCGAGGACGGTTGTGCCGCCCCCACGCCGACCATGCATGCGGAGGCGATCGCGGCGCTGAAGCCGGTGGCGCGGATCGCCACGATCGCCGGGGTGCTGGCGGAGATGGCAGCGCCGTGA